Proteins encoded within one genomic window of Camelina sativa cultivar DH55 chromosome 19, Cs, whole genome shotgun sequence:
- the LOC104766441 gene encoding peptidyl-prolyl cis-trans isomerase FKBP15-1 — protein MMMMSSASAMKAAGVLLLLTVLTLAYAKKSGDVTELQIGVKFKPQKCDLQAHKGDKIKVHYRGKLTDGTVFDSSFERGDPIEFELGTGQVIPGWDQGLLGACVGEKRKLKIPSKLGYGESGSPPKIPGGATLIFDTELVAVNGEPASEGKAKNEL, from the exons atgatgatgatgagctctGCATCCGCCATGAAAGCTGCTGgagttttgcttcttcttactGTGCTAACATTAG CTTATGCGAAGAAGTCTGGTGATGTGACAGAGTTGCAGATTGGTGTCAAG ttCAAGCCTCAGAAATGTGATCTTCAGGCTCACAAAGGGGATAAGATCAAGGTTCACTATCGG GGAAAGTTAACTGATGGAACTGTCTTTGATTCAAGTTTTGAGAGGGGTGACCCTATTGAGTTTGAGCTTGGAACTGGTCAAGTCATCCCAG GATGGGACCAGGGTTTACTGGGAGCTTGTGTAGGTGAGAAGAGAAAGTTAAAAATCCCATCCAAACTTGGTTATGGTGAAAGCGGCTCACCACCAAAAATTCCAG GTGGTGCGACATTAATATTCGACACTGAGCTTGTTGCTGTGAACGGGGAACCAGCCAGCGAAGGAAAAGCAAAGAATGAGCTTTGA